In the Fusarium falciforme chromosome 6, complete sequence genome, AAGTTTCGTCTCTGAGTTAAGTGGTACTATTAAACGAAACACGAGCGTTAGACGGCAATTTGGGAGTTGAATTAAGGAACAGGGGTTCCTGATTGTCGTCTCTACGTAGGGCTCCTCTTAAGGCAAGGGTTATTGGAAAAGACCCAATATACCAATAGCCTTATACCATACGCACTCCAAAGGTACTCccatcaagcccaagcctccTCAACACCGGATCACAACTCTGCCAGTGCCCTCCTTGTCTGTCCCCTTGGACCAGCCTTTCATCTTGACCCCATACGCGTGGCAGTCTAGGAGGTTAacaatctcctccttgtcctctgCGTCGGGGGACAGTTCACAAAAGCCGTTGGATACGCGCGGCTGGAACTTGGGGTCGATCGATTCCAAATATAACTCCTGGAAACCCCTCCACGACTTGAACTTTTGCTTGCGCTCGTCTCTTACAATTCCCAACAGGAGAGGCAGCACTTCTTTGAACGTGACCGGTCCGCGCCTCCCTGGGAAGAGAAGCCGCTTTCGGATGCCCTGGTATTCATTATCCACACTGCCAGATACTTCGTGGTCGTAGAAAATGCGCAGAATCGTGAGGTCTTTGTGCAGGCTGTCCTGGAGATCGCCTAGAGGGAGTGGTTCAGAACTGACGGGCTTGACGGGATTGACGGACTTGGCGGATCTTGTCACGAGCAAGCAGGCCAGATGAGGGCAGGCAGCTATCAGATGGAACTCTCTAGGATTGCCCGTCTTGCGCAGGATCATATAGATGGGCGCCCTAACATTGGTGTCGAGGAGAAAGATTTCATCCCCAGCTTCGACTACCTCGTCCAGCTTGCTTCGACTCATGGCGAAGATGACGTCCTCACAAGGAAACTCCCTGGTGTGGTTGATCCTATACCATCTTTCCCCGCCGAAAACACGAACTTTGGCTGGACGATTCTTGATCGACACCAGCCTCGTCAGGTTGAGAGACATGGCCCCAGTATCGGCGTCCACTGTCGCATTCTGGTGCCAAGGCCTCCTATCAAAGACAGTCTTGCGCAATTTACTTTCTACCTCGAAGAAGGACCCGGGAAGGAACCGGACCAGACGGAATTGTTTGTGTTCCGGACAGGCCGCTGCAGTCCATTTGCTCTTCCGGCGGCTATTCACCTCGACAAGGAAAGTCTCCACGTCTTCCCAGGCTGGATTATCTTTGTCATTGCTCCTAAACAGCTCTTCCCAGGCATCTCCTCTCCAGTGAGGCATCCAAGAGGGTATGCCGGTTTCAGCTGATCTACCCGCTGCCTTGAGGAGCAGCTGGGGTGCGCCTCCGCTGATGATGCCGTGGGCGAAGAAGCCTATTATGAGATGTTGGAGAGATATTCCATAGTCAGGCCGGATTTGGGTACCCTCCTTCATAGAGGAGAGGCCCATTACTCCATAGACCTTGTCCCGGATGTCGGACGACTGACTCTTCCAGGTGAGCGTCATGAACTCGGAGAGATTCTCCTGCATTACCGAGCCTCG is a window encoding:
- a CDS encoding HET domain-containing protein; translated protein: MLRYLRPSRGLRMVWVDAICINQEDMQERGNHIAKMGQLFTGCFQVFLWLGDDIAFKKPGVHPPRLPLHELENLEELQLPSKTEPVNIRSLFERRYFSRVWIIQELILPPRIAIPIGDKIFWADPSTPTHFERLSSRDWLWEQTRAPWFQHATRGSVMQENLSEFMTLTWKSQSSDIRDKVYGVMGLSSMKEGTQIRPDYGISLQHLIIGFFAHGIISGGAPQLLLKAAGRSAETGIPSWMPHWRGDAWEELFRSNDKDNPAWEDVETFLVEVNSRRKSKWTAAACPEHKQFRLVRFLPGSFFEVESKLRKTVFDRRPWHQNATVDADTGAMSLNLTRLVSIKNRPAKVRVFGGERWYRINHTREFPCEDVIFAMSRSKLDEVVEAGDEIFLLDTNVRAPIYMILRKTGNPREFHLIAACPHLACLLVTRSAKSVNPVKPVSSEPLPLGDLQDSLHKDLTILRIFYDHEVSGSVDNEYQGIRKRLLFPGRRGPVTFKEVLPLLLGIVRDERKQKFKSWRGFQELYLESIDPKFQPRVSNGFCELSPDAEDKEEIVNLLDCHAYGVKMKGWSKGTDKEGTGRVVIRC